A stretch of the Macaca mulatta isolate MMU2019108-1 chromosome 14, T2T-MMU8v2.0, whole genome shotgun sequence genome encodes the following:
- the NXPE1 gene encoding NXPE family member 1 isoform X1: MSSPALMAGASGKVTDFNNGTYLVSFTLFWEGQVSLSLLLIHPSEGASALWRARNQGYNKIIFKGKFVNGTSHVFTECGLTLNSSAELCEYLDNRDQEAFYCVKPQHMPCEALTHMTTRNREISYLTDKEKSLFHRSKVGVEMMKDQKHIDVANCNKSEKIEEKCQVGMKPPVPGGYTLQGKWITTFCNQVQLDTIKINGCLKGKLIYLLGDSTLRQWIYYLPKVVKTLKFFDLHETGIFKKHLLLDAERHTQIQWKKHNYPFVTLQLYSLIDHDYIPREIDRLSGDKNTAIVITFGQHFRPFPIDVFIRRAIGVRKAIERLFLRSPTTKVIIKTENIREMHIDTERLGDFHGYIQYLITKDIFKDLNVGIIDAWDMTIAYDTNTIHPPDHVIGNQINMFLNYIC; the protein is encoded by the exons ATGTCCTCCCCAGCCCTGATGGCAGGTGCTTCGGGAAAGGTGACTGACTTCAACAATGGCACCTACCTCGTCAGCTTCACTCTGTTCTGGGAGGGCCAGGTCTCCCTGTCTCTGCTGCTCATCCATCCCAGTGAAGGGGCATCGGCTCTCTGGAGGGCAAGGAACCAAGgctataataaaattattttcaaaggtaAATTTGTTAATGGCACCTCTCATGTCTTCACTGAATGTGGCCTGACCCTAAACTCAAGTGCTGAACTCTGTGAATATCTGGATAACAGAGACCAAGAAGCCTTCTATTGTGTGAAGCCTCAACACATGCCCTGTGAGGCTCTGACCCACATGACCACCCGGAATAGAGAGATATCTTATCTTACAGACAAGGAAAAGAGCCTTTTCCACAG gtccaAAGTGGGAGTTGAAATGATGAAGGATCAGAAACACATTGATGTCGCTAATTGTAACA AGAgtgaaaaaatagaagagaaatgcCAAGTTGGAATGAAGCCTCCTGTCCCTGGTGGTTATACTTTACAAGGAAAATGGATAACAACATTTTGCAACCAGGTTCAGTTAGACACAATTAAGATAAACGGCTGTTTGAAAGGCAAACTCATTTACCTCCTGGGAGATTCTACGCTACGTCAGTGGATCTACTACTTACCCAAAGTTGTAAAAA cACTAAAGTTTTTTGATCTTCATGAAACTGgaatttttaagaaacatttgcTTCTGGATGCAGAAAGACACACTCAGATTCAATGGAAAAAACATAACTATCCCTTCGTCACTTTGCAGCTCTACTCTCTGATAGATCATGATTATATCCCTCGGGAAATTGACCGGCTATCAGGTGACAAAAACACAGCCATCGTCATCACCTTTGGCCAGCACTTCAGACCATTTCCCATTGACGTTTTTATTCGCAGGGCCATTGGTGTCCGAAAGGCTATTGAAAGACTGTTCCTAAGAAGCCCAACCACTAAAGTGATTATTAAGACAGAAAACATCAGGGAGATGCACATAGACACAGAGAGGCTTGGAGACTTCCATGGTTATATTCAATATCTTATCACGAAGGATATTTTCAAAGACCTCAACGTGGGCATCATTGATGCCTGGGACATGACCATTGCATATGACACTAATACTATCCACCCACCTGATCATGTGATTGGAAATCAGATTAACATGTTCTTAAACTACATTTGCTAA
- the NXPE1 gene encoding NXPE family member 1 isoform X2, producing MSSPALMAGASGKVTDFNNGTYLVSFTLFWEGQVSLSLLLIHPSEGASALWRARNQGYNKIIFKGKFVNGTSHVFTECGLTLNSSAELCEYLDNRDQEAFYCVKPQHMPCEALTHMTTRNREISYLTDKEKSLFHRSKVGVEMMKDQKHIDVANCNTLKFFDLHETGIFKKHLLLDAERHTQIQWKKHNYPFVTLQLYSLIDHDYIPREIDRLSGDKNTAIVITFGQHFRPFPIDVFIRRAIGVRKAIERLFLRSPTTKVIIKTENIREMHIDTERLGDFHGYIQYLITKDIFKDLNVGIIDAWDMTIAYDTNTIHPPDHVIGNQINMFLNYIC from the exons ATGTCCTCCCCAGCCCTGATGGCAGGTGCTTCGGGAAAGGTGACTGACTTCAACAATGGCACCTACCTCGTCAGCTTCACTCTGTTCTGGGAGGGCCAGGTCTCCCTGTCTCTGCTGCTCATCCATCCCAGTGAAGGGGCATCGGCTCTCTGGAGGGCAAGGAACCAAGgctataataaaattattttcaaaggtaAATTTGTTAATGGCACCTCTCATGTCTTCACTGAATGTGGCCTGACCCTAAACTCAAGTGCTGAACTCTGTGAATATCTGGATAACAGAGACCAAGAAGCCTTCTATTGTGTGAAGCCTCAACACATGCCCTGTGAGGCTCTGACCCACATGACCACCCGGAATAGAGAGATATCTTATCTTACAGACAAGGAAAAGAGCCTTTTCCACAG gtccaAAGTGGGAGTTGAAATGATGAAGGATCAGAAACACATTGATGTCGCTAATTGTAACA cACTAAAGTTTTTTGATCTTCATGAAACTGgaatttttaagaaacatttgcTTCTGGATGCAGAAAGACACACTCAGATTCAATGGAAAAAACATAACTATCCCTTCGTCACTTTGCAGCTCTACTCTCTGATAGATCATGATTATATCCCTCGGGAAATTGACCGGCTATCAGGTGACAAAAACACAGCCATCGTCATCACCTTTGGCCAGCACTTCAGACCATTTCCCATTGACGTTTTTATTCGCAGGGCCATTGGTGTCCGAAAGGCTATTGAAAGACTGTTCCTAAGAAGCCCAACCACTAAAGTGATTATTAAGACAGAAAACATCAGGGAGATGCACATAGACACAGAGAGGCTTGGAGACTTCCATGGTTATATTCAATATCTTATCACGAAGGATATTTTCAAAGACCTCAACGTGGGCATCATTGATGCCTGGGACATGACCATTGCATATGACACTAATACTATCCACCCACCTGATCATGTGATTGGAAATCAGATTAACATGTTCTTAAACTACATTTGCTAA